TAAATTCCTTTTCGAGTTATAACAATAGGTAGATTATACGGCCACATTATATAATATTCCACCGATGTTATATACAGTATTTGCATTTTATAGCCAACAGATATTGTATAATAACATGTTGTTTATTGTATAGAATGTATTGTAAGTCGTACTATATGATAGTGTATGATGTGCTTCCCTATTTCAAATAGCTGAGATGTTATTAAGGCTTGTGACATATTTAGTGATGGTATCTAGGCTATACATTTGGATCTGTCTTATGGCCTCTCTAAACAGTGAACCAAGTTGTTCCAGATGGACTGGTTTTAATTAAGTTTATCCATGTCCCTAACAACAAGGGCTCATTGAGGAGTTATGTCTGCTGGAGCGAGGCTACAGTAACAGTGAGCCACTATGAGAGTCACTAATGAATGAAGCTCAGATATCACGTGTCTGGGCAGGCCTGGGAGAGGCACAGCCTGGCCTTTGAGGGGTTCCAGCTAGCATGCATTGGGCCTGACTGCCACACTGCAGGACTGTATGAATGAATAGGCCTGTTTGTTTCCCCCTGTCCCTCTGCAGCCCCCACCAACCTGGTCCGCCTACACAGCACACAGTATGGGAAGCCACAAAGATGCAATTAGGCAGGCTGGACAAACACTTATTAGAAGAGGCTAGAGTGACATGAGTATACCTTGTTGTATCTAGATAATCTGTACAATTAAAGCTTCCCTGGGTTAGGGTTTATATCTTTCTAATGTCTGTATGTGCCTGATCAGTAGTCAAATCCCTTTTACACAGGGCTCTTCAATGTCAGTCCTGGAGAGCTAAAACACTTCGGGTTTTCATCCTCTCCTTCTAATCAGGGATTGGTTCAGACCCAggacaccaggtgagtgcaaTTAACTACCAGGTAGAAACCAAAACCAGAAGTGTTTAGACTCTCCAGGAACAGAATTGAACAGCCCTGCGGTTTTACTTCTAACGATGACCCGATGAGCTGTAAACTGAGAGGAATGGCTTTCAGACAGATTGTTCTGCTTGGCATTCCAATAAATGGGAAAGTATACATGTCTTGCAGAGGACTTAAGGCACTCATTATCAAGCTATCACTACAAATTACAGCACAGTTCAGTGTTTCTCAGCTGACTAAAATACTGTGTTCAGTTGCAAACACCTAAGGCAGCATTTCTTTGTCCTGTGCTAATAGCTCAATCAGGAATGTGCAGATGTGCAATGGTGCAGTCTCTCTGTGGTTTCAGGACCTTCAGAGGGCCACTAATGTCGTGTACCAGGCTCACCATGTGAGCCGGTCCAAACGAGGCCAAGTGGTGGGCACCAGAGAGGGCTTCAGAGGTTGCACGGTCTGGCTCACTGGTAAGCAAatgccctctctctttatctctccattaCTAGACCAGAGTTTCACATAAGCCATGTTGGATAATGGATGTATTGTAAACTGTCACTGTGTACTAAAGGTTTGTCAGGTGCCGGAAAGACGACCGTCGGCTTTGCCCTGGAGGAGTACTTGGTGTTCCATGGTATTCCCTGCTACTCCCTGGATGGGGATAACATCAGACAGGGGCTGAACAGGAACCTTGGCTTCACCTCTGTGGACAGGGAGGAGAACATCAGGCGCATCGCTGAGGTGGCCAAGCTGTTTGCAGACGCAGGATTGGTCTGCATCGCCAGCTTCATTTCTCCATTCACTAAGGTGAGTGAGTGACAGTTAAAAAGACACTGTTCAAATTCTACTTGATATGAAATAATCAATTGGAAAATTGTCAAAGGAGCATCACTGTCATTCATTGTGATTGATCCGAGCTCTTGCCTGTATAGCTGCTATACTGTGTCTGATTGCATTCACTTCCGTTGGTATTTGGTTTTGAGAACCTCTTTTTGTTATGGAAGTAAAATCAAGATGGCAAACATGTTGATTTTTGCTACCCCAGTCTCTTTCTCCTGTGCATAGGACCGGCAAGAAGCCAAAAAGATCCATGTACAATCTGGGCTGCCGTTCTTTGAGGTGTTCGTCGACGCTCCCCTGGAGGTGTGTGAGAGCAGGGATGTCAAAGGCCTCTACAAGAAGGCCCGTGCTGGAGAGATTAAAGGTACTGATCAGACTGACTCTGCCCTCCAGCGTTCCAGTTCTCTGTTCCAGTACATTACACACAGCTACATTTACAAGTATATATCACATGGCTTCAAAGTCTACTACTTAACATGCTGTTGAACAAGCAAAAAGAGTGGGGTTATATAATGTACAGCCAaagcactcaaatcaaatcaaatgtatttatatagcccttcgtacatcagctgatatctcaaagtgctgtacagaaacccagcctaaaaccccaaacagcaagcaatgcaggtgtagaagcactgtggctaggaaaaactctctagaaaggacaaaacctaggaagaaacctagagaggaaccaggctatgtggggtggccagtcctcttctggctgtgccgggtggagattataacagaacatggccaagatgttcaaatgttcataaatgaccagcatggtccaataataataaggcagaacagttgaaactggagcagcagcacggccaggtggactggggacagcaaggagccatcatgtcaggtagtcctgaggcatggtcctagggctcaggtcctccgagaaagaaagagagaattagaaagagcacacttacattcacacaggacaccaaataggacaggagaagtactccagataaaagatttagatgcactattgtaaagtggctgctccactggatgtcataaggtgaatgcaccaatttgtaagtcgctctggataagagcgtctgctaaatgacttaaatgtaaatgtaaatataacaaactgacgctagccccccgacacataaactactgcagcataaatactggaggctgagacaggaggggtcaggagacactgtggccccatccgaggacacccccggagagggccaaacaggaaggatataaccccacccactttgccaaagcacagcccccacaccactagagggatgtgTATTGCAGAGTGGCACTATATTGACTCCGCACTAAAGTAGTGTAAATTATTGACAAAGTCCTTAACAGGTATCCTGACCCCCTCCCCTTAGGCTTTACGGGCATTGATTCGCCTTTTGAGAAGCCTGAGTCACCTGATCTTGTGCTGAAGACTGGAGAGATCTCAGCGACTGAGTGCATCCAGCAGGTGGTCGAGCTGCTTAAGGAACAGGTGAGTCTATCTATGGTCCCTGAGACCTCGCTGGGCCTCGCCTGTCTGTGGTGTATTCATCATTGTATCTCTACCGTGAGGAAAATGTTCTAGTCATTCAAAATTAACTTGTTAATGTGCTATCACAGTGATCCTTTTGTTTTGTAGAATATTGTACCCACTGGTGTGACAGAGGAAGTGACTGAGCTCTTTGTGCCAGAGAACAAGCTGGACTTGGCACTGAGCGACGCCAAGACACTGCCTACCGTCAACATCACCAAGGTAACAAATCATTCTTATATGCACATTTTGGAGTTTGACACACACAATCTGACCCTTTATGTTGAGTGGTATCACCTGATGGGACCACACCCTACTGACGTTTTGTTCTGTATTTCCTGTAGCTGGACCTCCAGTGGGTGCAGGTGCTGGCGGAGGGCTGGGCCAGCCCCCTCAAGGGCTTcatgagggagagggagttcCTGCAGGTTCTGCACTTCGACACTCTTCTGGATGGTAATACTGGTATTTTATAACTTCATAGACGACACACTTTAATGTAGCGTATGCTCATATCAATTGAATGGATTGTTCTTAATAGGGCCCATGTTTGTCTGTAATATCATGTGCTATTGACATGTTAtgcacatgtaacaacacctaccTCACATAAAGTCAATAGCGCTCACAATGAGCCAACAGAGGTCTGTTGACTTTTCTGTCAGTGACATAGAATGACATGTGGTTGGCAGGTGGAAACATCAACCTCTCTGTGCCGATCGTCCTGCCCATTTCCAAAGAGAGCAAAGAGAAGCTGGACGGCTGCGCAGCGTTCGCCCTTGAGTTCAAAGGTTGCAGAGTGGCAATTCTCCGCAACCCTGAGTTTTATGAACATCGGAAGGAAGAGCGTTGTGCCAGGCAGTGGGGAACCACATGTCCTCAGCATCCTTACATCAAGGTTAGAATTGCCTTTTAGAACTGTCCCTGTTAATATCATGAACTTGCTTGTCAACAGAACATACTTCAATGAGAAATcagaaatgtaaaaaatatatataatctcACAGATGGTTATGGAGGGTGGTGATTGGCTGGTTGGTGGAGATTTGGAGGTGCTAGAGCAAATCAAATGGAACGATGGTCTGGACCAATACCGCTTCACTCCAAGAGAACTGAAGCAAAAGTTCAAGGAAATGAAAGCAGGTGAATAGCTTATTATATTCTGTTTAATTCGCACttcctgtctgctgtctctcttAGTGCTGCATTGTGTATGCTAATGTCTACTTAAAGCAAACGCTGAAAAAACACAGTGATGATGAAGAAGACTTAAGGAACCTCCTTTTTTGCGTTCCCCCAGACGCCGTCTTCGCCTTCCAGCTTCGCAACCCGGTCCACAACGGCCACGCCCTCCTGATGCAAGACACGAAGCGGCGGCTGCTGGAGCGAGGCTACAAGAACCCTGTCCTGCTGCTCCACCCGCTGGGAGGCTGGACCAAAGACGATGACGTGCCTCTGGACTGGCGTATAAAACAGCATGCTGCCGTACTGGAGGAGGGGGTACTGGACCCAGCCAGCACTATCATGGCCATATTCCCCTCTCCCATGATGTATGCTGGACCCACTGAGGTAGGGCTATGGTTTCCCCTTGGTCTCTACATCTTAGATAGTTCAAACAGTGTAAGTGAAATCTAACTGGATACAAGTGGCGGTTTTATCATGTgaatctttatttattttttttttaaatttggaCTCAACGTTGTGCtttgctcacttgaacaggaaggtggtgcggcGGTCCTTCAAGTTTTGTCCTGGAACTTTATCATCaatgtctggcattctctggatttatggtgctttcaagacaactgggaactcagaaaaaacaaggttgaataataacgtcagtgatcttcaggtcgtagctctagaaaaaGGCCTGAGTTCCCAACTtgaaattccgagttggatgatcgttcaaaacttattttcccagtcagagctcaTCGTTTCCcctccagagttcccagttgtcttgaactcactgaagtgtgagatttcccagttccgagttccagttgttttgaatgcgacAGAATTCATGCTGgcttgacagcatggccaatgtattcaaactTTTATGTTTATCCTTTAAAGCTTGGAAAAGAGTCTCTTAAAcgcagacttggaccacacaccctctccgccgaatagcaggcaggggaagcaacatagtgattgctttgcaacgcttgcagttatCCACGGATTCTTTCCAAACAACTCATGGAtaaatttgcaatttccaacttgttgtgtaatgtttatgtccaatgagcACCTATATgttttatttctcttcatatgacaaggattgaaaaggttTTGTCaacgtgattcatgatgatgacttgTCTAGTTTGCTAGCTAAGCTATGGTAGATGTCacgtgatttgacgtaattttatctgtgattaatgaccttgagccttcttggatgggcacttctaatgtaaatctatggcagcacccaagggagCTTGaactttctatctctccctgaaGATTTTGCGACAACATAGTGTCCCAATGAataacagaacactgagccaatcactacGCACCTAGAGAAGATTACCAACCCCTGAGCTCTGcaaggtctctgacttcctccctacaggctgtctcattgttgtcagtgatcaggcttaCTACCTTTGTGTCGTTGGCAAACGtaattatggtgttggagtcgtccTTGACCAAGCAGTCATGGTCAACAatgagtacaggaagggactaagcacgcacccctgaggggccccgtgttgaggatcagcgtggcagatgggttgttgcctacccttaccacctgggggcggcccatcaggaagtccaggatccagttgcagagggaggtgtttagtcccagggtccttagcttagtgatgagctttgagggcaatatgatgttgaacactgagctgtagtcaatgaacagcagtcTGAtgttggtgttccttttgtccaggtgggaaagggaagtgtgaagtgcagtagagattgcgtcatctgtggatccgtTGGGGCGGTatggaaattggagtgggtctagggtttatgggatgatggtgttgatgtgagctatgaccagccattcaaagcacttcatggctacagacctgagtgctatgggttggtagtcatttaggtaggttaggtgttcttgggcacagggactatggtggtctgcttgaaacatgtaggtattacagactcgggccaaggtcaggttgaaaatgtcagtgacgaCACTTGCCAGTTAGTCAGCGCATTaccagtacacgtcctggtaatccgtcttgcCCTGCAGCTTTGTGaattttgacctgtttaaagatcatactcacgtcggctacggagagcgtgatcacacagtcgtccggaacagctgatgctctcatacaTGCTTCAGTGTTTCTTGCCTCAAAAGGCAcgtagaagtaatttagctcgtctggtaggcttgtgtcactgggcagctcgcgactggcttccctttgtagtccctaatagtttgcaagccccgccacatccgacgagcgtcggagccggtttAGTAAGATTCAagcttagtcctgtattgacacttagtcctgtttgatggtttgtcagagggcatagtgggattttaattttaatttaattttaccccctttttctccccaatttcgtgattacgatcttgtctcaacGCTGCATCCCACCAACGGGCTCGGAGAGGCAAAGGTCTAGTCAtacatcctccgaaacatgacacgCCAAGCCGTGCTTCTTAACATCCGCTCAATTAAcgcggaagccagctgcaccaatgtgacggaggaaacaccattcaactgacaACCGAATTCGGCCTGCAGGCGCACCCACTAGAgcgtgatgagccaagtaaaccCCCTGATgtagtatactcctcaatgccatcggatgcgtcccaggaacatattccagtctgtgctagcaaaacagtcctgtagcttagcatctgaccacttccgtattgagcgattcactggtacttcctgctttagtttttgcttgtaagcaagaatcaggaggatataattatggtcagatttgacaaatggagggcgggggagagctttgtatgcatctctgtgtgtggagtaaaggtggtctagacatttttttccctctggttgcacatgtaaaatgctggtagaaattaggtcaaatggatttaagtttccctgcattagtcTTCAGcgactaggagcaccgcctctgtaTGAGCATTTTCTAGTTTGCTTATGGCTGTATACAACTCGTTGAGTGcaatcttagtgccagcatcggtttgtggtggtaaatagatggctacgaaaaatatagataactcttggtaaatagtgcgGTCTACAGCTAATCACGAGATACTCTAACCCAGGCGaccaaaaccttgagacttccttataATATTAGATTTTGTACACCAGATGTTATTGGCgaatagacacagaccgccaccccttgtcttaccagaggcagcTGTTCTGTCTCGCCGATGTACGAAAaaccaactgtatattatccatgtcatcgttcagccacgacacTATGTTTGTATGCGGGTTTATAAACTCAATCATATAttattttacattgtttgcaaactgatatgtgacacgtattaatgccaaaataacatacaAAAAAggcacaaaaaatatatatatttacagtacccttcaaaagtttggatacctattcatttaagggtttttctttattttgactattttctatattgtagaataatagtgaagacatcaaaactatgaaataacacatatggaatcatgtagtcaccaaaaaagtgctaaacaaatgtaaatatattttagattcttcaaagtagtcaccctttgccagctttgcacactctttgcattctctcaaccagcttcacttggaatgcttttccaacagtcttgaaagagttcccacatatgctgagcgcttttccttcactctgcggtccaactcatcccaaaccatctcaattgggttgaggtcaggtgattatggaggccaggtcatcttacgcagcactccatcactcttgttcttgatcaaatagcccttacacagactggaggtgtgttgggtcattgtcctgttgaaaaacaaatgatagtcccactaagcgcaaaccagatgggatggcgtatcactgcagaatgctgtggtagccatgctagttaagtgtgccttgaattctaaataaatgtgtaaatgttacttgaactctgtgaagcatttatttgggctgcaatttctgaggctggtaactataatgagcttatcctctgcagcagaggtaactctgggtcttcctttcctgtggcggtcctcatgagagccagtgtcatcatagggcatgatggtttttgcgactgcacttgaagaaactttcaatgtttaaaaaaataaataattatgttccccattgactgaccttaatgtcttaaagtaatgatggactgtcgtttctctttgcttatttgagctgttcttgccataatatggacttggtcttttaccaaccTTCTGTATAcgacccataccttgtcacaacacaactgatttgcgCAAACACGTTAATAAGGAAATAAATCCCACAAatgtaacttttaacaaggcacacctgttatttgaaacgcattccaggtgactcatgaagctggttgagagaatcccaagagtgtgcaaagctggcaagacaaagggtggctactttgaataactttttttggttactacacgattccttatgtattatttcatggttttgatgtcttcactattattctataatgtagaaaatagtaaaaaataaagaacaaatcttgaatgattaggtgtgtcgaaacttttgactggtactgtatattattattatatattgccccaactgccctgaatgacaggttgCCACTGCTGGACACTAATCTCTGTATAAAATATTGTTTTATTCAGTAGAATCAGATCATATCTGTAGTCACTAGACAGGTGTTTGTCTTTCCACCCGTTAGGTACAGTGGCACTGCCGGGCACGAATGATAGCTGGTGCCAACTTCTACATCGTTGGTCGTGACCCTGCGGGCATGCCTCACCCCGAGACCAAGCAGAGCCTGTATGAGCCCACCCACGGGGCCAAGGTCCTCACCATGGCCCCTGGTCTCCCCTCTGTAGAGATCATCCCCTTCAGAGTGGCTGCCTACAACAAGACTAAAAGATCTATGGACTTCTACGATAAGGAGAGGTACATTGACAGCTAATATTTTGGCCCATACGTTTTTCCGGGCTCTAGTTGTAAGCAATAACTAAGGCTCAGGAAAACCTTTCCTACAATGTCAAAAAGTAACTGAGAGATTGAATCAAGCTACTTCACTCTGTCTTACCTTCCTTTCCAGACACCAGGAATTTGAGTTCATATCTGGGACCAAGATGAGGAGGATGGCACGCAGCGGAGAGAACCCTCCAGATGGTTTCATGGCCAATAAGGCCTGGAAGGTCCTCACAGAGTACTACAGCTCCCTGCAGAAGGacgaatgaacacacacacacacaccttactttTAAGCTTCTCTATTTTATATTTTCATTTTAAATCAAGTACTGTAGACATCTAGGCATTAATGAAATACATGCCTGAGCCTTTTTTTACTAAATTGAATATCATATAAACTGGAAATTAtctagtttgatgtgagggtcaAAATAAATCTGTAAGCGGTGTAAAAGATGGAAATCAGAGTTGTGAAGAAATCAATATGAATGTTTTAACAGATCACTTTTGTTACCTATGTCTTTACTGCATCTGTACTTCCAAGCTAGTAACTTAAAATGTATGTTTTAGAAGCTGTGAGAAGACTGTAATTCTGTAGTTGAGTGACAAGAGTGGAAGGGGTTTTAACTATCCCTGTGTAATGAATGAAACTATATTTATCAAGTGATGCCATTGTACCTAATTTCTACATGTTCTTATACTGCATCTAGCCTTTTTATATCATTACTTTTCAGGAAGTTTCAAACAAATAAATGATTACATGACAACGAACAATATTGGTGTAATTTATTTTAGCAGACACCAGAATTCAGGGTAAAACAAATTCTAAAAATGTGTCAATATAAAAAGCAAAGCAAGCATTTTACCTAAACCAAAGTTCAATAATTAAAATTTCcaccaatcccccccccccccccaaaaacaaaATGTCCATAGAAAACTTGTCATTCAAGTCAACTGAATTGGCAATCACACATGTGGTAGATACGGGAAGTTTGTCATGTAGAAATAATCAACCAACCATTTAAGCATCCTGGTCATCACAAGGGATAAACAGAAACTATAAGACATGACGATCACCACAAGCAGTTATTAGATTCTACTGTAAATGATCCCTGGGCTGAAGACCAAGGCATAAAAGCACAATGCAGGTTTCCTGATATATTGAAGTTTGAAAAAGGCCATGTCTCTGCATCTGGTACCATGCTCTCTTCACAACATCCAGTGATAATTCACTTTCAAATAGGCGTtgaattgttctgagaaatattTTATCATGCATGATAACTTCTGATCTAATTTGTAATTCTGAGAACCACTCAATTGTACGACTAGCTAATAGTTGAACAATGACAGTGCCAACTATAAGTGGCAAATTTTATTACCGATGTTACACTATTTCGATAAACTGCTTTcctagataaaaaaaaaaaaacatacagtaccaaAAGAAGCAACATGTGATGTTCAGATAAAAGCCCAAGGCTAAGTCAATATTGCTGTGTGTCATAAGTAATAGGGAGGCAATTATGTACTATCACACCTGAAAGGATCCATGGCTGTGCCCATATTTTGCAGTCTCAAGAGCCAGTTTCAGTGAGACCTTGGTTGGCCAGATACATAAGACACTAATGCCAACATAAGTATCACGTAACGCCTAACTTCCACATAACAAATAGAATTTTGACAGAAATATTTCATGTCAATGCATTGAACTAAATGTTCTTAAAATAGCAAATGAGCTAAGACATTACAAAGTGATGTTATGATAGACATTACACTTATGTATATCTCTTCAAGTTCTCTCCACCAGTAAGTACTCTACATACATAGAAAATAATAAGAAAAGCATATCCAGGCGCTTAATAGTTCTCCTTTGCATGTCAAGACTCAATCCAGAGTAGAATGAATCAGAACAGTCTGTCCGTCTGCCGACTTCGACTTCCTCATCTTCTGCCTGGCAGTCTGCATGTCGTCCTGATTGATGGACCGGATTTGATCCTGGATCCTGGAGACAAAGACAA
This DNA window, taken from Oncorhynchus nerka isolate Pitt River linkage group LG23, Oner_Uvic_2.0, whole genome shotgun sequence, encodes the following:
- the papss2b gene encoding bifunctional 3'-phosphoadenosine 5'-phosphosulfate synthase 2b isoform X1 gives rise to the protein MCNGAVSLWFQDLQRATNVVYQAHHVSRSKRGQVVGTREGFRGCTVWLTGLSGAGKTTVGFALEEYLVFHGIPCYSLDGDNIRQGLNRNLGFTSVDREENIRRIAEVAKLFADAGLVCIASFISPFTKDRQEAKKIHVQSGLPFFEVFVDAPLEVCESRDVKGLYKKARAGEIKGFTGIDSPFEKPESPDLVLKTGEISATECIQQVVELLKEQNIVPTGVTEEVTELFVPENKLDLALSDAKTLPTVNITKLDLQWVQVLAEGWASPLKGFMREREFLQVLHFDTLLDGGNINLSVPIVLPISKESKEKLDGCAAFALEFKGCRVAILRNPEFYEHRKEERCARQWGTTCPQHPYIKMVMEGGDWLVGGDLEVLEQIKWNDGLDQYRFTPRELKQKFKEMKADAVFAFQLRNPVHNGHALLMQDTKRRLLERGYKNPVLLLHPLGGWTKDDDVPLDWRIKQHAAVLEEGVLDPASTIMAIFPSPMMYAGPTEVQWHCRARMIAGANFYIVGRDPAGMPHPETKQSLYEPTHGAKVLTMAPGLPSVEIIPFRVAAYNKTKRSMDFYDKERHQEFEFISGTKMRRMARSGENPPDGFMANKAWKVLTEYYSSLQKDE
- the papss2b gene encoding bifunctional 3'-phosphoadenosine 5'-phosphosulfate synthase 2b isoform X2, encoding MSGIKKQRTDLQRATNVVYQAHHVSRSKRGQVVGTREGFRGCTVWLTGLSGAGKTTVGFALEEYLVFHGIPCYSLDGDNIRQGLNRNLGFTSVDREENIRRIAEVAKLFADAGLVCIASFISPFTKDRQEAKKIHVQSGLPFFEVFVDAPLEVCESRDVKGLYKKARAGEIKGFTGIDSPFEKPESPDLVLKTGEISATECIQQVVELLKEQNIVPTGVTEEVTELFVPENKLDLALSDAKTLPTVNITKLDLQWVQVLAEGWASPLKGFMREREFLQVLHFDTLLDGGNINLSVPIVLPISKESKEKLDGCAAFALEFKGCRVAILRNPEFYEHRKEERCARQWGTTCPQHPYIKMVMEGGDWLVGGDLEVLEQIKWNDGLDQYRFTPRELKQKFKEMKADAVFAFQLRNPVHNGHALLMQDTKRRLLERGYKNPVLLLHPLGGWTKDDDVPLDWRIKQHAAVLEEGVLDPASTIMAIFPSPMMYAGPTEVQWHCRARMIAGANFYIVGRDPAGMPHPETKQSLYEPTHGAKVLTMAPGLPSVEIIPFRVAAYNKTKRSMDFYDKERHQEFEFISGTKMRRMARSGENPPDGFMANKAWKVLTEYYSSLQKDE